A window of Synergistes jonesii contains these coding sequences:
- a CDS encoding phage tail tube protein yields the protein MKMPERDINRPMQGKDFLVEVYIPGVLGKWCVFGGQRDGSLDVEADVVDMTEARSDGWGYARVAARSWKMDIDTLFMLTDEARDYIRVAAAMGTPVYLRIRDSIGAMRTGRGIITDTSEDWAHDEAAGFSITIEGLGPLNNT from the coding sequence ATGAAGATGCCAGAGCGCGACATCAACCGGCCTATGCAGGGCAAGGATTTTTTAGTCGAAGTCTATATTCCGGGCGTGCTCGGCAAATGGTGTGTTTTTGGCGGACAAAGGGACGGCTCCCTTGATGTTGAAGCGGATGTCGTCGACATGACGGAAGCGCGCTCTGACGGATGGGGATACGCGCGCGTTGCGGCTCGAAGCTGGAAGATGGATATAGATACGCTGTTCATGCTGACGGACGAAGCGCGCGACTACATACGTGTCGCCGCCGCGATGGGCACGCCCGTGTACTTGCGCATACGCGATTCCATCGGCGCCATGCGCACTGGACGCGGTATCATCACGGATACGAGCGAGGACTGGGCGCATGACGAAGCAGCGGGATTCTCGATCACGATAGAGGGCCTCGGCCCTCTAAATAATACATAG